Proteins encoded in a region of the Candidatus Zixiibacteriota bacterium genome:
- the lysF gene encoding homoaconitase, with product MLAQNLVEKIAQRFAVDLSDGHVVHSGDYLSIRPEHILTHDNTGAVIPKFKSIGATKIANPRQPVYALDHNVQDTSEANIAKYKKIESFAHEMGVDFYPAGRGIGHQIMCEEGYAWPQTMVVASDSHSNMYGGLGCLGTPIVRTDAAAIWATGRTWWQVPPVAKCELHGRLKQGVTGKDVIITLCGFFNSDEVLNHAIEFSGGGIASLSLDERLTIANMTTEWGALVGLFPVDEVTLDWLAQRTSHLARRGPAGVPSDADGDEENARLNSRRLDQLKRNVLAPDNDATYAKHLSFDLESVVPHVSGPHNVKTMTPINEMRARRVAIQKAYLVSCVNSRVDDLAQAAEAVRGKHVAEGVKFYIAAASSEVQAESEGRGDWQALVEAGAIALSPGCGPCIGLGVGLLEDGETGISATNRNFRGRMGSKHAEAYLASPSVVAASAIAGYIDAPAEFENTGPIADIRTNEKPATGSAAVSIVDGFPVTIDGDMIACFQDNLNTDGIYPGKYTYIDDFTPQQQAEVAMENYDPEFGKLAKEGDILVGGFNFGTGSSREQAATALKYRGIRLVLAGSFSETYKRNAINNGFLAIEAPELVRDLRNKCGTDKLTVATGIKAAIDFASAKLTADGKQYKLAPLGAAAQELIVAGGLEAWVKERL from the coding sequence ATGCTTGCGCAAAACCTGGTCGAAAAGATCGCTCAACGATTTGCCGTGGATCTATCGGATGGACACGTCGTTCACAGCGGTGACTACCTGTCGATTCGTCCTGAGCACATCCTGACCCACGATAACACGGGCGCTGTGATTCCGAAATTCAAAAGTATCGGTGCCACGAAAATCGCCAACCCGCGCCAGCCGGTCTATGCCCTTGACCACAACGTGCAGGACACAAGCGAAGCCAACATAGCCAAGTATAAAAAGATCGAATCGTTCGCGCATGAGATGGGTGTGGACTTTTATCCGGCCGGTCGTGGTATCGGACATCAGATCATGTGCGAGGAAGGTTATGCCTGGCCTCAGACGATGGTGGTGGCTTCGGACAGTCATTCGAATATGTACGGAGGACTTGGGTGTCTCGGCACGCCGATAGTGCGTACCGACGCCGCCGCTATTTGGGCCACCGGTCGCACCTGGTGGCAAGTGCCCCCGGTAGCCAAATGCGAACTGCACGGCAGGCTCAAACAGGGTGTTACCGGGAAGGACGTTATCATTACGCTGTGCGGTTTCTTCAACTCAGACGAAGTTCTCAACCACGCCATAGAATTCTCCGGCGGCGGCATCGCCTCTCTGTCTCTCGATGAGCGCTTGACCATCGCCAACATGACCACCGAGTGGGGCGCTTTGGTGGGACTCTTTCCGGTCGACGAAGTTACTCTCGACTGGCTTGCCCAACGGACATCGCATCTCGCCCGACGCGGACCGGCCGGGGTGCCGTCGGATGCCGACGGCGATGAAGAAAACGCACGTTTGAACAGTCGGCGACTGGATCAATTGAAGCGGAATGTTTTGGCTCCCGATAATGATGCGACATACGCCAAACATCTTTCGTTCGATCTTGAGTCTGTGGTACCACACGTTTCGGGGCCGCACAATGTGAAGACGATGACACCGATCAACGAGATGCGCGCGCGCCGCGTTGCAATTCAGAAGGCCTACCTTGTCTCGTGTGTCAACAGTCGGGTAGACGATCTCGCTCAGGCGGCCGAGGCGGTGCGCGGAAAACATGTGGCCGAGGGTGTGAAGTTTTACATAGCGGCGGCATCAAGCGAGGTGCAGGCCGAAAGCGAAGGACGTGGTGACTGGCAGGCCCTTGTGGAAGCCGGCGCTATAGCGCTGTCGCCGGGATGCGGCCCCTGTATTGGTCTTGGTGTAGGCTTGCTCGAAGATGGTGAGACAGGTATCTCGGCCACTAATCGCAATTTCAGGGGACGCATGGGTTCCAAGCATGCCGAAGCCTATCTGGCGTCACCTTCGGTTGTGGCTGCCTCGGCTATCGCAGGATACATTGACGCGCCTGCTGAGTTTGAAAACACCGGTCCAATAGCTGACATACGCACCAATGAAAAACCGGCTACCGGTTCGGCAGCGGTTTCGATTGTCGACGGTTTCCCGGTCACAATTGACGGCGACATGATCGCCTGTTTTCAGGATAACCTTAACACCGACGGCATCTATCCCGGCAAGTATACCTACATCGACGATTTCACACCTCAGCAGCAGGCAGAAGTCGCGATGGAAAACTATGATCCGGAATTCGGCAAACTGGCCAAAGAGGGTGACATTCTGGTGGGTGGGTTTAATTTCGGCACCGGCAGTTCGCGCGAGCAGGCTGCGACAGCTCTGAAATACCGAGGTATCCGACTGGTGTTGGCCGGTTCGTTCAGCGAAACATACAAACGCAACGCCATCAACAACGGCTTCCTGGCTATCGAAGCGCCGGAGCTGGTGCGCGATTTGAGAAACAAGTGCGGCACCGACAAGCTTACGGTCGCTACCGGTATCAAAGCCGCAATCGACTTCGCTTCAGCCAAGCTTACCGCCGATGGGAAGCAGTACAAACTGGCACCGCTCGGCGCGGCCGCCCAGGAGTTGATCGTCGCCGGTGGGCTGGAAGCGTGGGTGAAGGAGAGATTGTAG
- a CDS encoding HD domain-containing protein, protein MSDLVLRLLPEVDEIKDGKLKEQVITCWNDAIQFRGWSEELLRNIPFTLLAENVKITFIDHVRAVCQMCIACNDVLTKVHGSNATMVNRDYLIAGALLADVGKLLEFEIVDDQPRKSEYGRHIRHPFSGVGLAFKHGLPSEVMHVIATHSKEGVGEKRSPESIIFHHADFIDFELVK, encoded by the coding sequence ATGAGTGATCTGGTGCTAAGACTGCTACCGGAAGTCGATGAGATCAAAGATGGAAAACTGAAAGAACAAGTGATTACCTGCTGGAATGACGCTATCCAGTTTCGGGGCTGGAGTGAAGAGTTGTTGCGAAACATCCCCTTCACCCTTTTGGCCGAAAACGTGAAAATCACTTTTATCGATCACGTCAGAGCCGTATGCCAAATGTGCATCGCATGCAATGATGTGCTCACCAAGGTACATGGTTCCAACGCAACCATGGTGAACCGTGACTACCTGATCGCCGGCGCCTTGTTGGCCGACGTGGGTAAACTGTTGGAATTTGAAATCGTCGATGATCAACCCAGGAAATCAGAGTATGGTCGACATATTCGTCATCCCTTCTCCGGGGTCGGTCTGGCTTTCAAACATGGTCTGCCGTCGGAAGTGATGCATGTGATCGCGACGCACTCCAAAGAAGGGGTCGGCGAAAAACGATCACCCGAGAGCATTATCTTCCATCACGCCGACTTCATAGATTTCGAACTGGTGAAATAG
- a CDS encoding zinc-binding dehydrogenase: protein MLLHILERPHRLQTISVPVPLPAAGQVRIRVGCVGICGSDLEVFTGQREAPKRLSHPVIGHEVSGVVDRVGDHVSGFVAGDQVSAVQTWGCLTDFVLARPAHMLKLPPTMDLREGCLMEAMPGVMMAAERTGINANSEVLIVGQGLSGLLLTRVVSLHGCRRLVVVDPDPVKLDLAEQFGAQATVALKSDVGADELRKLYPDGFHVAIIATPGSDAINHIVPLMRERGRIVFYGGLQSEAQLDLYAMHRKNISLIKEGMFVTGVRETRRLWQQALQLTIDGRLPLERLRTHVFPMDRAQEAFELRADSDAHSIHVVLVNKWVDNA from the coding sequence ATGCTCCTCCACATTCTTGAACGTCCGCACCGTTTGCAGACAATAAGTGTTCCGGTGCCGCTGCCTGCTGCGGGCCAAGTACGGATTCGGGTTGGATGTGTCGGTATCTGTGGCTCCGATCTCGAGGTTTTCACCGGCCAAAGAGAAGCACCGAAGAGGCTCAGTCATCCGGTGATCGGTCACGAAGTATCGGGTGTTGTCGACCGGGTGGGCGACCATGTTTCGGGATTCGTCGCTGGCGACCAAGTGAGCGCGGTCCAGACCTGGGGTTGTCTGACCGATTTCGTGTTGGCACGGCCCGCTCACATGCTGAAACTACCGCCAACCATGGACCTTCGGGAAGGATGTCTGATGGAGGCCATGCCGGGCGTTATGATGGCCGCCGAGCGCACCGGTATCAATGCAAACAGTGAGGTGCTCATCGTCGGCCAGGGTCTGAGCGGCCTGTTGCTGACACGAGTCGTGTCTCTTCATGGCTGCCGCCGGTTGGTGGTGGTCGATCCGGACCCGGTGAAACTCGATCTGGCTGAGCAGTTTGGCGCCCAGGCTACAGTGGCGCTGAAGTCGGACGTTGGTGCCGATGAACTTCGGAAACTCTACCCGGACGGTTTTCATGTCGCCATCATTGCCACGCCCGGCTCGGATGCAATCAATCACATAGTGCCGCTCATGCGCGAACGAGGGCGGATTGTTTTCTATGGCGGACTTCAATCGGAAGCACAGCTGGACCTCTATGCGATGCACCGTAAGAACATTTCGCTGATCAAAGAGGGGATGTTTGTCACCGGGGTTAGAGAGACACGTCGTCTGTGGCAACAAGCGTTGCAGTTGACCATTGATGGCAGGTTACCGCTGGAACGTTTGCGCACTCATGTGTTCCCCATGGATCGTGCCCAGGAAGCGTTTGAGTTGCGCGCGGACTCCGACGCTCATTCCATCCACGTTGTGCTGGTTAACAAGTGGGTGGATAACGCTTAG
- a CDS encoding aminotransferase class I/II-fold pyridoxal phosphate-dependent enzyme, with product MITQPLISVIMPAYNEEAVLADAIESVLAQTHDLFELILVDDASTDATLSIMMSYASVDKRIKVIQNPENSRQALIRWEPRNDGLRIARGTFIAYLDADNSWSACFLEKLGAILIDDDSIMLVHCDSTNHHSAEECRHVISIDKRRLVSHDETTTLFSYEKLEPSKLGYEIYIDTNEIMHRSSIFAGLGCLWRTEHPSRENINWYQGSRRPYRRHNDLDLVQRVIDVYGVDSIHHLAEPLVDYYYPSAERPATKGRAFGESVGTKAPISPDVARRLDDLNVAHFYGQYLGTNQRANVIRHDFGLGEIKGVEGVNLVRWYKEFIDSGGPGERMLKYGGTAGLNTLFEQLAAGYNRFLGSTELKDVAITAFDGCHNAIYTAVSVLAGPSLHSGRHAIAYAVPAYPYWSITAAARQDSLPITAYNMTDFISALERTEAHVGAIIVNSPHNPMGWVLTASEAVAINRLAQRRQCGIIADIAYHSFEDTSDQQAGLAALDPQRTVYCDSVSKTWGMPGLRLGFAFTYNRELSAALRAVKSGQSLLPSSIKQTFLHYLLMHHADGPSQIAETICNRKQLAWNTLRQADLAEHGMELVATHEHGFYVMIYIDKLCQRSGLTPRHIAEHLAREHSIRVMADESFFPVSLQARIPRRFLRLSFGCIEAVEAGIDVLLEALVSLWTDHQ from the coding sequence ATGATAACACAGCCGTTGATTAGCGTCATTATGCCGGCTTACAATGAAGAAGCTGTTCTGGCCGATGCGATTGAAAGCGTGCTGGCGCAGACGCACGATCTATTCGAGCTCATTCTGGTTGATGACGCCTCTACCGACGCCACTTTGTCAATCATGATGAGTTATGCGTCGGTCGATAAGCGGATCAAGGTCATACAGAACCCCGAGAACAGCCGCCAAGCGCTGATTAGGTGGGAACCGCGCAACGACGGCCTGAGGATTGCGCGCGGAACTTTCATCGCCTACCTCGATGCCGATAACAGCTGGTCGGCATGCTTTCTGGAGAAATTAGGGGCCATCCTGATTGATGATGACAGTATCATGCTCGTTCACTGTGATTCGACCAATCATCATTCGGCTGAGGAATGCCGGCATGTGATCAGTATCGACAAGCGTCGGTTGGTCAGCCACGATGAAACTACCACGCTGTTTTCGTACGAGAAGCTTGAACCGTCGAAGCTGGGCTATGAGATTTACATCGATACCAATGAAATCATGCATCGGTCGAGTATCTTTGCCGGACTCGGCTGTCTCTGGCGTACCGAACATCCAAGCAGAGAGAACATCAACTGGTACCAGGGTTCACGGCGGCCCTATCGACGACACAACGATCTCGATCTCGTCCAACGGGTGATCGACGTCTACGGTGTCGACAGCATCCATCACCTGGCCGAACCATTGGTTGACTATTATTATCCGTCGGCTGAACGACCGGCAACAAAGGGTCGTGCTTTCGGAGAGTCCGTCGGAACCAAAGCGCCTATCAGCCCCGATGTCGCCCGGCGATTGGACGACTTGAACGTTGCGCATTTCTACGGACAGTATCTCGGCACCAACCAAAGGGCAAATGTGATCCGACATGACTTCGGTTTGGGCGAGATCAAAGGTGTCGAGGGTGTCAACCTCGTCAGGTGGTATAAAGAGTTCATTGACTCCGGTGGCCCCGGTGAGCGCATGCTTAAGTACGGCGGGACGGCTGGATTGAATACATTGTTCGAACAACTGGCCGCCGGCTACAATCGATTCCTCGGCTCCACTGAGCTTAAAGACGTTGCCATCACCGCCTTCGATGGTTGTCACAATGCTATCTATACCGCCGTTTCGGTTCTCGCAGGACCTTCGCTGCACAGCGGTCGCCACGCCATTGCCTATGCCGTCCCCGCCTATCCTTATTGGTCCATCACGGCGGCCGCTCGGCAGGATAGTCTGCCTATAACGGCCTACAACATGACCGACTTTATAAGCGCATTGGAGCGTACAGAGGCACACGTTGGTGCTATCATTGTTAACAGTCCACACAATCCTATGGGTTGGGTACTGACTGCCTCGGAGGCCGTGGCTATCAACCGCCTGGCACAACGTCGGCAGTGCGGCATCATCGCCGATATCGCCTACCACAGTTTTGAGGATACCTCGGATCAACAAGCGGGGCTGGCGGCTTTGGACCCACAGCGTACAGTTTATTGCGACAGTGTTTCCAAAACCTGGGGCATGCCCGGGTTGCGACTGGGATTTGCCTTTACCTACAACCGTGAACTCTCGGCAGCATTGCGAGCGGTGAAAAGCGGGCAGTCGCTGCTGCCATCCAGTATCAAGCAAACGTTTCTGCATTACCTGCTGATGCACCACGCCGATGGACCCAGCCAAATCGCTGAGACCATCTGCAACCGAAAACAGCTCGCCTGGAATACTCTTAGACAAGCAGATCTGGCCGAACATGGAATGGAACTGGTTGCAACGCACGAACACGGTTTCTACGTGATGATCTATATTGACAAACTGTGCCAACGGTCCGGGCTGACACCCCGCCACATAGCGGAGCACCTGGCCAGGGAGCATTCGATACGGGTCATGGCCGACGAATCGTTTTTCCCGGTGTCTCTGCAAGCTCGGATACCTCGCCGATTTCTTCGGCTGTCGTTCGGATGCATTGAAGCGGTCGAAGCGGGCATCGACGTTTTGTTGGAGGCCCTTGTTTCTCTCTGGACCGATCACCAGTGA
- a CDS encoding MmgE/PrpD family protein yields the protein MDKSISRQIAEFALGLKYEDLPAEVINEVKRYLYDSVGCAYGGYHTKDVNILRDIYSGMGGKKEACLLAFGDKMPAVNATLVNSLMVRALDFNDIYWKEDPSHPSDLIPAALAVGEMVDASMHEVIVAIVLAYEFEQRMCLFAVPGVRERKWHHATLTQFVSPVVAGRLLGLTEDQMVMAIGINGSHNHTIGCPTAGKLTMMKNTVDPMAVQSGVFAALMAQRGYSGTEAVFEGKEGFMDVFGPDWDNDQLLAGLGESYKILECSMKAFPTEALTHTHLSATLNVVRGNNISYDQIEEVTITSIARACDILFDPHKYRPESRETADHSLPYCIAAALVDHQITTNSFSDEKLKDERIWSVIDKIKGVASEEFEKMFPAKQPSKVVVKTTDGKEFSEYLEYPKGDPREPMTMDDLTAKFNALSDSLLSADRQREIKDTIFACENMNVRDLMQKFVV from the coding sequence ATGGACAAATCAATCTCAAGACAGATAGCAGAGTTTGCACTCGGCCTCAAATACGAAGACCTGCCTGCGGAAGTCATCAACGAAGTAAAAAGATACCTGTACGATTCGGTCGGCTGCGCCTACGGCGGCTACCACACCAAAGACGTCAACATCCTCCGCGACATTTACAGCGGCATGGGTGGAAAGAAAGAGGCTTGCCTCCTGGCCTTTGGTGACAAGATGCCGGCGGTGAATGCCACATTGGTGAATTCCCTGATGGTGCGCGCGCTCGATTTCAACGACATTTATTGGAAAGAAGACCCTTCGCATCCGTCGGACTTGATACCGGCCGCACTGGCGGTCGGCGAGATGGTCGATGCTTCCATGCACGAAGTTATCGTTGCTATCGTGCTCGCCTACGAGTTCGAACAACGTATGTGCTTGTTTGCAGTGCCGGGCGTGCGTGAACGTAAATGGCACCACGCCACGCTCACCCAGTTTGTGTCACCCGTTGTCGCGGGGAGATTGTTGGGTCTCACTGAAGATCAGATGGTGATGGCCATCGGCATCAACGGCTCCCACAATCATACCATCGGTTGTCCGACTGCGGGCAAGTTGACCATGATGAAGAACACAGTCGACCCGATGGCCGTGCAGTCCGGTGTATTCGCTGCCCTGATGGCACAAAGAGGATACTCAGGCACCGAAGCTGTCTTCGAAGGCAAGGAAGGTTTCATGGATGTTTTCGGACCCGACTGGGATAACGACCAACTGCTGGCTGGGCTGGGCGAGTCTTACAAGATTCTCGAATGTTCCATGAAGGCATTCCCGACCGAGGCGCTGACTCACACCCATCTTTCCGCGACCTTGAATGTTGTGCGCGGCAATAATATTTCGTATGACCAGATTGAAGAAGTGACCATTACATCTATTGCTCGCGCCTGCGATATCCTCTTCGATCCGCATAAGTATCGCCCGGAGTCGCGCGAGACCGCCGACCATTCGCTACCATACTGTATCGCTGCGGCGCTGGTCGACCATCAGATCACCACCAATTCGTTCTCCGACGAGAAACTCAAAGACGAACGCATCTGGTCGGTGATCGACAAGATCAAAGGGGTGGCGTCAGAAGAGTTCGAAAAGATGTTCCCGGCCAAGCAACCTTCGAAAGTGGTGGTGAAAACGACCGACGGCAAAGAATTCTCGGAGTATCTGGAATATCCCAAGGGAGACCCGCGCGAGCCGATGACCATGGACGATCTGACGGCCAAGTTCAACGCCTTGTCCGACTCGTTGCTGTCTGCCGACCGTCAGCGTGAGATCAAGGATACTATTTTCGCCTGCGAGAACATGAACGTCCGGGACCTCATGCAGAAGTTTGTGGTGTAG
- a CDS encoding pyridoxal-dependent decarboxylase, with amino-acid sequence MAREPVVLSSAEKSFVTDQFRKLIEVCCSFKQGPSLPAKATPTDVDAMRRAAEVTKDGEPLGDIIDQFEQHVMQFSLNFGSRTFLAHPDCGNSVAAVAGDLASAFLQQNLASKEFSPMATDLELQLLQQLRKLTGFPCRENGRYASDAGGAFVFGGSNANYSCLLAARENLRARLAKENRIYEPRRVRVLGNRPFTHYSLRRSLYMLGLGNRDLTAAQRTDLGLEEEALCDVETKNFRMDTGDLPRQIERVLSRGEEIMCIFAVAGDSRMMAFDDLRTITDIAARYGLWVHVDTCQGCQCLFSPNRSHLHDGLEAAQSVSLDPHKVLMVPYNLSLFFLHDPSHLSYVTSGATVIKMGEESFGSFTPVIGSKSFMALKLWFMLKHFGWARLASEIDHRHELALQASTIVRDHPDLVLINSEVQHNAVAFMYRPPGDRWRDTSALNELNQEIHRKLNHETEYFLHTFPAQDDENAVSDSRATIHPLRMMFGNPDNTFDIVRDCLDAVIAIGNDTASRHS; translated from the coding sequence ATGGCAAGAGAACCGGTGGTGTTGAGCTCCGCGGAAAAATCGTTTGTCACCGACCAGTTTCGCAAGTTAATCGAGGTCTGTTGCTCTTTCAAGCAGGGGCCTTCATTGCCCGCCAAGGCGACTCCGACTGATGTTGATGCTATGCGCCGCGCCGCTGAGGTAACGAAAGATGGAGAGCCGCTGGGTGACATCATTGACCAGTTTGAGCAGCACGTCATGCAGTTTTCTCTTAACTTCGGTTCACGAACGTTTCTCGCCCATCCCGATTGTGGCAACTCTGTGGCTGCCGTTGCCGGTGATCTGGCCTCGGCCTTTCTTCAGCAGAATCTGGCCAGTAAAGAGTTCTCGCCGATGGCCACGGACCTGGAATTGCAGTTGTTGCAACAGTTGCGAAAGCTCACCGGGTTTCCCTGTCGTGAGAACGGGCGCTATGCCTCGGATGCCGGTGGCGCCTTTGTTTTCGGCGGATCGAATGCCAATTACAGCTGTCTACTGGCGGCGAGAGAGAATCTAAGGGCGAGGCTGGCCAAGGAAAACCGCATCTATGAGCCCAGACGCGTGCGCGTGCTGGGCAACCGCCCCTTTACCCACTACTCGCTAAGACGTTCGCTTTACATGCTCGGACTTGGCAATCGTGATTTGACCGCCGCACAGCGTACCGATCTTGGTCTCGAAGAAGAGGCTCTTTGCGATGTCGAGACGAAGAACTTCCGCATGGACACTGGCGATCTTCCCAGACAAATCGAACGGGTGCTCTCACGCGGTGAGGAAATCATGTGCATCTTTGCCGTTGCCGGCGACAGCCGCATGATGGCCTTTGACGATTTGAGAACAATTACAGATATCGCGGCTCGGTACGGGTTGTGGGTTCATGTCGATACCTGCCAGGGTTGTCAATGTTTGTTCAGTCCCAACCGCTCCCATCTGCACGATGGGCTCGAAGCCGCTCAAAGTGTTTCTCTCGATCCGCACAAGGTTCTGATGGTGCCCTACAATCTCAGCCTGTTCTTTCTTCATGATCCGTCCCACTTGTCCTACGTCACCTCGGGCGCGACAGTCATAAAAATGGGCGAGGAGTCGTTTGGTTCGTTTACGCCGGTAATCGGCAGCAAGAGTTTCATGGCGCTGAAGCTCTGGTTCATGCTCAAGCACTTCGGTTGGGCGCGCCTTGCTTCGGAGATCGATCACCGTCATGAACTGGCTTTGCAAGCCTCCACAATCGTCCGCGATCATCCCGACTTGGTTCTCATCAATTCCGAGGTGCAGCACAACGCCGTGGCTTTCATGTATCGTCCTCCCGGTGACCGTTGGCGAGACACTTCCGCACTGAACGAACTGAACCAGGAGATCCATCGAAAACTCAACCACGAAACCGAATACTTTTTGCATACATTTCCGGCGCAGGACGATGAAAACGCGGTGAGTGACTCTCGCGCAACGATCCATCCTTTGCGTATGATGTTCGGCAATCCTGATAACACTTTCGACATCGTGCGCGACTGTCTGGACGCGGTCATCGCCATCGGAAACGACACAGCAAGTCGGCATTCGTGA
- a CDS encoding dockerin type I repeat-containing protein — protein sequence MKTRALLLAALMTLLSGGMAWGQSLSLDHVDGLNAGGGLEMGVPVTFYIRVTSDNDSHGGATNGFVVSSSTGAQWGGTVGDTTGTLGKAQFDGGFFISYFSADGMGEDTVGFGGFKFFSTGLPAGFDDVAYTIQIGPIDAAYNGGEICLDSAYYPPSGVWKWAGPDVFPGWDGPHCYTVGEAASNPEITCPGDTSVFLCDPGTVCFPFEVANADWVTASEPAYIENGQVCLDLGIEDSQATMEITLVAGSGEAVDSCTFSVTPHVNFHPLVGMSGAQYSVVVCDLGAPLCTVFHVESSEAEVIDTIFSIPGYVDGINYCFVPDTAGLFDLTIIAIDACGDADTNNSLIMVIEGEPAVVECPESVIDTICGTQVYCFPVEISPDTANVTVLPIGSWVPELGQVCVPIEGSGPLDIAIIAQTECGVDSCHVLLDMTIIEPPAIDCPGGDLAVFIEDAGLVCVDLPISNATGIGVVGGGFWEEGQLCFHADTTGRYRFTVTASNSCGGDTCDVAVQLQVGVADYTTIARPDPMRMVDAYRVDPISALFYLGNFTDGHSAFDVDPASVVINGTLIPTGTEVIPTFPGFVGEVLQITEPIGDFIENNMPLYDTTLTPYTVSGQFTDGGDFTETGLVRLIGLLVGDVNLDGQIDIADLIYLIDYQFQSGPAPMILAGADMDKSGFLDISDLLILIDYMFDR from the coding sequence ATGAAGACAAGGGCACTTTTGCTGGCCGCCTTGATGACATTACTGTCGGGTGGCATGGCTTGGGGACAGTCACTATCACTTGACCATGTCGATGGACTCAATGCCGGCGGCGGACTCGAAATGGGTGTCCCGGTGACATTCTATATCCGTGTAACCAGCGATAACGACAGCCACGGCGGCGCCACCAACGGCTTCGTGGTATCATCATCGACCGGCGCCCAATGGGGTGGTACGGTTGGAGATACCACCGGAACGCTGGGCAAAGCGCAGTTTGACGGCGGCTTCTTTATCAGCTACTTCAGCGCCGACGGCATGGGTGAGGATACGGTTGGATTTGGTGGTTTCAAGTTCTTTTCCACCGGGTTGCCGGCCGGGTTCGACGACGTAGCTTACACAATTCAAATCGGACCCATCGACGCTGCCTACAACGGAGGTGAAATCTGTCTGGACTCGGCTTACTATCCGCCATCCGGTGTTTGGAAATGGGCGGGGCCGGATGTCTTCCCGGGATGGGACGGACCGCACTGTTACACGGTCGGTGAAGCGGCCAGTAACCCCGAGATAACCTGCCCGGGCGACACGAGTGTCTTCCTGTGCGATCCGGGTACTGTCTGTTTTCCGTTTGAAGTTGCCAACGCCGATTGGGTAACCGCCAGTGAGCCGGCCTATATCGAAAACGGCCAGGTCTGTCTGGACTTGGGCATTGAAGACTCGCAGGCGACTATGGAAATCACGTTGGTTGCTGGCTCAGGGGAAGCAGTTGACTCCTGTACTTTCTCGGTCACCCCGCACGTGAATTTCCATCCGTTGGTCGGAATGTCCGGAGCCCAATACTCGGTTGTGGTCTGTGATCTGGGGGCGCCACTCTGTACTGTGTTCCATGTCGAAAGTAGCGAGGCCGAGGTGATAGATACCATCTTCAGCATTCCCGGTTATGTTGACGGAATCAATTACTGTTTCGTGCCGGATACGGCCGGATTGTTCGACCTGACGATAATCGCCATCGATGCCTGCGGCGATGCCGACACCAACAATTCGCTGATAATGGTGATTGAGGGTGAACCGGCTGTAGTAGAATGCCCGGAGTCTGTCATCGATACTATCTGCGGTACTCAGGTATACTGTTTCCCGGTCGAGATCAGTCCGGATACAGCCAACGTCACAGTGTTACCGATAGGTTCATGGGTGCCGGAGTTGGGTCAGGTCTGTGTCCCGATAGAAGGTTCCGGACCGCTTGACATCGCGATTATCGCCCAAACCGAATGCGGAGTTGACTCCTGCCATGTACTGCTGGACATGACAATTATCGAGCCGCCGGCTATCGACTGCCCGGGCGGCGACCTGGCCGTGTTTATTGAGGATGCCGGTCTGGTGTGTGTCGATCTGCCGATCAGCAATGCTACCGGAATCGGTGTTGTGGGTGGTGGTTTTTGGGAGGAGGGGCAGCTTTGCTTCCATGCGGATACCACGGGTCGTTACCGATTCACGGTGACAGCCAGTAACAGTTGCGGCGGCGACACTTGCGACGTGGCCGTCCAATTGCAGGTCGGCGTGGCTGACTACACGACGATTGCGCGCCCCGATCCCATGCGCATGGTGGACGCCTACCGGGTCGATCCGATATCGGCGCTGTTCTACCTGGGAAATTTCACCGATGGCCACAGCGCTTTCGATGTGGACCCTGCTTCGGTCGTGATAAACGGAACACTGATCCCCACCGGCACAGAAGTTATCCCGACCTTCCCTGGATTCGTCGGCGAAGTGTTGCAGATTACCGAACCGATCGGGGATTTTATCGAGAACAACATGCCGTTGTATGACACCACTCTGACGCCTTACACGGTTTCCGGTCAGTTCACAGACGGTGGTGACTTCACCGAGACCGGGTTGGTCCGTCTGATTGGACTTTTGGTGGGGGATGTCAACCTGGATGGTCAGATCGATATTGCCGACTTGATCTACCTGATCGACTACCAGTTCCAATCCGGACCGGCACCGATGATCCTGGCCGGTGCGGATATGGATAAAAGCGGGTTCCTGGACATTTCTGACTTATTGATACTAATCGATTACATGTTCGATCGATAG